A genome region from Geodermatophilus bullaregiensis includes the following:
- a CDS encoding ferredoxin: protein MRVTVDLGACQGHGVCHMSAPDVFELDETDGHAIVVADPVPPALEADAQLGADSCPERAITVG, encoded by the coding sequence ATGCGCGTCACGGTCGACCTGGGAGCCTGCCAGGGTCACGGCGTCTGCCACATGAGCGCCCCCGACGTCTTCGAGCTCGACGAGACCGACGGCCACGCGATCGTGGTCGCCGATCCCGTGCCGCCCGCGCTCGAGGCCGACGCCCAGCTGGGGGCCGACAGCTGCCCCGAGCGGGCGATCACGGTCGGCTGA
- a CDS encoding cytochrome P450, translating into MNRDEDHMVSDATRATGRCPVVHFDHHSQEHADDTVGAYRALRETHPVAWSDLYGGFWVLTDYESVFEAARDDDVFSSQRLDQYGGPGLSVVIPKTPMHKHIPIELDPPEFRSYRKVVNPIASPAAVARVEDMIVTWTTWFVDELIESGQADLAQVIGVPAICTIDWLGLPVEDWQVYARSHQATLAEPTDSPVYRRAVEVDLPYCSEQMRRTIAARAAEPRDDVISYLVQQEVDGRPITQEEVFSIVELLVSGGVGTTASLVSQALVWLYEHPDVRRELIDDPSLLDRAIEEFLRYFSPTQALARTVLKETEFHGCPMEVGDRALLAWSSANRDPEQFADPDEVDIHRWPNRHLAFGVGVHRCAGSHFGKRMAKEMLAQVLERMPDYEVDLAGLKRYPRQGVNKGWQRIPATFTPGERRLPPGAVRAGVSAASARS; encoded by the coding sequence GTGAACAGAGACGAGGACCACATGGTCTCCGATGCCACCCGCGCCACGGGCCGGTGCCCCGTCGTCCACTTCGACCACCACTCCCAGGAGCACGCCGACGACACCGTCGGCGCCTACCGGGCGCTGCGCGAGACCCATCCGGTCGCGTGGAGCGACCTCTACGGGGGCTTCTGGGTCCTCACCGACTACGAGTCGGTGTTCGAGGCCGCCCGCGACGACGACGTCTTCTCCTCCCAGCGCCTCGACCAGTACGGCGGGCCCGGCCTGTCGGTGGTCATCCCGAAGACACCGATGCACAAGCACATCCCGATCGAGCTCGACCCGCCGGAGTTCCGGTCCTACCGCAAGGTGGTCAACCCGATCGCCTCGCCGGCCGCCGTCGCCAGGGTCGAGGACATGATCGTGACGTGGACGACCTGGTTCGTCGACGAGCTCATCGAGTCCGGGCAGGCCGACCTGGCGCAGGTCATCGGCGTCCCGGCGATCTGCACGATCGACTGGCTGGGCCTGCCGGTCGAGGACTGGCAGGTCTACGCCCGTTCCCACCAGGCCACCCTGGCCGAGCCCACCGACAGCCCGGTCTACCGCCGGGCGGTCGAGGTCGACCTCCCGTACTGCTCGGAGCAGATGCGCCGGACGATCGCCGCCCGCGCCGCCGAGCCGCGCGACGACGTCATCAGCTACCTGGTGCAGCAGGAGGTCGACGGCCGGCCGATCACCCAGGAGGAGGTCTTCTCGATCGTCGAGCTGCTGGTCAGCGGCGGCGTCGGGACGACGGCCTCGCTGGTCAGCCAGGCGCTGGTGTGGCTCTACGAGCACCCCGACGTGCGCCGTGAGCTGATCGACGACCCGTCCCTGCTCGACCGGGCCATCGAGGAGTTCCTCCGCTACTTCTCCCCCACCCAGGCGCTGGCCCGCACGGTGCTCAAGGAGACCGAGTTCCACGGCTGCCCGATGGAGGTGGGCGACCGGGCGCTGCTGGCGTGGTCGTCGGCCAACCGCGACCCCGAGCAGTTCGCCGACCCCGACGAGGTCGACATCCACCGCTGGCCCAACCGGCACCTGGCCTTCGGCGTCGGCGTCCACCGCTGCGCCGGGTCGCACTTCGGCAAGCGGATGGCCAAGGAGATGCTCGCCCAGGTGCTCGAGCGGATGCCGGACTACGAGGTCGACCTGGCCGGCCTCAAGCGCTACCCGCGCCAGGGCGTGAACAAGGGCTGGCAGCGGATCCCGGCGACCTTCACGCCCGGCGAGCG